A single region of the Vibrio cyclitrophicus genome encodes:
- a CDS encoding universal stress protein — MYRQILVPVDLNDKGFSDKAVELAVWHAKHSNAEIHILNVLPGIHMSMVASYFPKDAANQMKLDVKNQLKEFADKHIDDEVVYKVHVAEGKTYTTILDYAEKLGADLIVMPSHKRSKIDKVVLGSVASKVVQNSPINVLVVKPQG, encoded by the coding sequence ATGTATAGACAAATCCTTGTTCCCGTTGATCTTAACGACAAAGGCTTTTCTGATAAAGCAGTCGAGCTAGCGGTATGGCACGCGAAACACAGTAATGCTGAAATCCACATCTTGAACGTATTACCTGGCATTCACATGTCGATGGTTGCATCTTACTTCCCGAAAGATGCGGCGAACCAAATGAAGCTTGATGTTAAAAATCAGCTGAAAGAGTTTGCTGACAAGCACATTGACGATGAAGTGGTGTATAAAGTTCACGTTGCCGAAGGCAAGACTTACACAACGATTTTAGATTACGCGGAAAAACTTGGTGCTGACCTTATCGTCATGCCTAGCCACAAGCGTTCAAAAATCGACAAAGTTGTACTGGGTTCAGTCGCGAGTAAAGTCGTACAGAACTCACCAATCAATGTGTTAGTGGTTAAGCCTCAAGGTTAA